Proteins co-encoded in one Flavobacterium sp. M31R6 genomic window:
- a CDS encoding App1 family protein, which produces MKPFLKLYRGYANEQELIVMGHVFNSNKVKDYDYKKNNFKNAAAIINLFRAKTKPNADVYLKYKNSTIRTRTLDDGYFKFCIPVDTSVGFGWIDYEVSIIHNNESIVEKGSYIRPTQGSLGIISDIDDTFLISYTSNPLKKLYVLLFRNVNSRKIYRNVASHYQALSSAGRNNKNEQNAFFYVSSSEWNLYTFIIRFTEIHELPRAVLLLKDIKTSLKDFVFTGRGGHNHKFEKIKHILEFYPNLKYVLLGDDSQDDPYLYEDICKIFPVNVKAVYIRQTGSSKSKKVISVLNNLKELNVEICYFKNSDEAIEHSKRIEVI; this is translated from the coding sequence ATGAAGCCTTTTTTAAAATTATATCGTGGATATGCCAATGAACAAGAACTCATTGTCATGGGCCATGTTTTTAATTCCAACAAAGTCAAGGATTATGATTATAAAAAAAATAATTTCAAAAATGCGGCTGCGATAATTAATTTATTTCGAGCAAAAACAAAACCAAATGCCGATGTGTATTTAAAATACAAAAATTCAACAATCCGTACGAGAACATTAGACGACGGTTATTTTAAGTTTTGTATTCCTGTTGATACTTCAGTTGGCTTTGGCTGGATTGATTATGAAGTAAGTATCATTCACAATAATGAAAGCATAGTCGAAAAAGGAAGTTATATTCGCCCCACCCAAGGCAGTCTCGGAATTATCTCAGACATCGACGACACTTTTTTAATTTCGTACACATCAAATCCTTTAAAAAAACTGTATGTTTTATTGTTTAGAAATGTAAACAGCAGAAAAATTTACCGAAACGTAGCTTCCCACTATCAAGCTTTAAGTTCTGCAGGCAGAAATAATAAAAACGAACAAAATGCCTTTTTTTATGTCTCAAGCAGTGAGTGGAATTTATATACTTTCATAATTCGTTTTACCGAAATTCACGAGTTGCCCAGAGCGGTTTTATTACTAAAAGACATCAAAACAAGTTTAAAAGATTTCGTGTTTACAGGAAGAGGAGGCCACAACCATAAATTTGAAAAAATAAAACATATACTAGAATTTTATCCAAATTTAAAATACGTTTTGCTAGGTGATGATTCTCAGGACGACCCCTATTTATATGAGGACATATGTAAAATTTTCCCTGTAAATGTAAAAGCGGTTTATATCAGACAAACTGGAAGTTCAAAGTCAAAAAAAGTTATATCCGTGCTGAACAACTTAAAGGAATTAAATGTAGAAATCTGCTATTTTAAAAACAGCGACGAAGCGATTGAGCATTCAAAAAGAATTGAAGTCATTTAG
- a CDS encoding diacylglycerol kinase family protein: MKKSIIMVVNPISGDVDKAQFVEAVSFFAKKENLELILYETSGEGDLFKVRELYKEYQPERILVAGGDGTIKMVAEAIEKHDVILGILPAGSANGLSVDLNLPIALEENLEIAFYGNYIEIDMIAINGKKSLHLSDIGLNADLVKNYENSETRGMWGYAIQAYTTLKDMQDPFEATITANNQTIACVARMIVIANSQKYGTGVIINPDGAMNDGKFEVVILKNLDLIVFGKIITGNMPIESDDIEIISTDRATIKTNIPVSFQIDGEYCGAESILEISILPKQLKVAVA; encoded by the coding sequence ATGAAAAAGAGTATCATCATGGTAGTGAATCCAATATCGGGAGATGTTGATAAAGCCCAATTTGTGGAAGCGGTCAGTTTTTTTGCAAAGAAAGAAAATTTGGAACTCATTTTATATGAGACTTCTGGAGAAGGTGATTTGTTTAAAGTAAGAGAATTGTATAAAGAGTATCAACCCGAAAGAATTTTGGTTGCAGGTGGTGACGGAACAATAAAAATGGTTGCTGAGGCAATAGAAAAGCATGATGTAATTCTCGGGATTTTGCCAGCTGGTTCCGCAAACGGTTTGTCGGTTGATTTGAATTTGCCAATAGCACTTGAAGAAAATTTAGAGATTGCTTTTTATGGTAATTATATTGAGATTGACATGATTGCTATCAACGGTAAAAAAAGTTTGCATTTGAGTGATATTGGACTCAATGCGGATCTCGTCAAAAATTATGAAAATAGCGAAACGCGCGGCATGTGGGGATATGCCATTCAGGCTTATACTACTTTGAAAGATATGCAGGATCCTTTTGAAGCAACAATCACCGCAAACAATCAAACTATTGCATGTGTAGCTCGAATGATTGTGATTGCCAATTCACAAAAGTATGGAACTGGAGTAATCATTAATCCGGATGGAGCAATGAACGATGGCAAATTTGAAGTAGTGATTCTTAAAAATTTGGATTTAATTGTTTTTGGAAAAATTATCACCGGAAATATGCCGATTGAATCAGATGATATTGAAATAATTTCAACAGACAGAGCCACCATAAAAACTAATATTCCTGTAAGTTTTCAAATTGATGGTGAGTATTGTGGAGCCGAAAGTATTTTGGAAATTTCTATTTTGCCCAAACAATTAAAGGTAGCCGTTGCCTAA
- a CDS encoding GNAT family N-acetyltransferase, with translation MKTTLSYQIYETNAQLPENWNDLGSKNIFLSNEYFEILEKSAPSNMICHYIGLFKDQNLVGIAISQFLDLNKLESFGDRDRCVKASVRKFILKNFASHVLLIGNNMLTGQNSFVFSDSISTVEGIKTLKKATNDLKSKFKSIGKKVHITTFKDYTQKDVENFTSDVFTKNYKYCIQPNMTFPIRDEWRTEQDYIDSLIKKYRDQYKRARKKAEGIEKRKLHLEDIIRYEETIYDLYHHVAQNAPFNTFFLTKNHFRIFKETLKDNFLFYGYFLDEKLIGFNTLIKNGSTIDTYFLGYDDTVQREKMLYLNMLYDMIAYSINKGFKEIIFSRTALEIKSSVGAKPMEMFGFMEHSNKHINKHVPKIFPKLEPEIAWQERNPFK, from the coding sequence TTGAAAACAACACTTTCATATCAGATTTACGAGACCAATGCCCAACTTCCTGAAAACTGGAATGATTTAGGCTCTAAAAATATTTTTTTGTCCAACGAATATTTTGAAATTCTAGAAAAGTCGGCTCCCAGTAATATGATTTGTCATTATATTGGTCTTTTTAAGGATCAAAACTTAGTAGGTATCGCGATCTCTCAATTTTTGGATTTAAACAAGTTGGAATCTTTTGGAGATAGAGATCGATGTGTTAAGGCTAGTGTCCGGAAATTTATTCTAAAAAATTTCGCTTCTCACGTTCTTCTCATTGGCAATAATATGCTCACAGGGCAAAATTCCTTTGTTTTTTCTGATTCCATATCGACAGTTGAAGGCATTAAAACTTTAAAAAAAGCAACTAATGATTTAAAATCTAAATTTAAATCGATAGGTAAGAAAGTGCACATCACCACTTTTAAAGATTATACACAAAAAGATGTCGAAAACTTCACATCAGATGTCTTTACAAAAAACTATAAATATTGCATTCAGCCTAATATGACCTTTCCAATTCGTGATGAATGGAGAACGGAACAAGATTATATCGATTCTTTGATAAAAAAATATCGCGATCAGTATAAAAGAGCGCGAAAAAAAGCGGAAGGAATTGAAAAAAGGAAATTACATCTGGAAGACATAATCAGGTATGAAGAAACTATTTATGACTTATACCACCACGTTGCCCAAAATGCGCCTTTCAATACTTTTTTTCTAACCAAAAACCATTTTAGGATTTTTAAAGAAACTTTAAAAGACAATTTCTTATTCTACGGTTATTTTTTGGATGAAAAACTTATTGGTTTCAACACATTAATCAAAAATGGCAGCACGATAGATACTTATTTTTTAGGTTATGACGATACTGTCCAAAGAGAAAAAATGCTGTATTTGAATATGCTATATGATATGATCGCTTATTCTATCAATAAAGGATTCAAAGAAATTATTTTCTCCAGAACGGCTTTGGAAATTAAAAGCTCTGTTGGGGCAAAGCCAATGGAAATGTTCGGTTTTATGGAACACAGTAATAAACATATAAACAAGCATGTCCCTAAAATATTTCCAAAATTGGAACCCGAAATTGCCTGGCAGGAAAGAAATCCATTTAAATAA
- a CDS encoding 4a-hydroxytetrahydrobiopterin dehydratase produces the protein MQTYNEESASPILENLKDWHFKKNAIEKDFKFKNFSQALGFIVQVGVLAERMNHHPELFNVYNKVNIRLNTHDSGGVTTRDFELAGQIESLFQ, from the coding sequence ATGCAAACATATAACGAAGAATCAGCAAGCCCCATTTTGGAAAATTTAAAAGATTGGCATTTCAAGAAAAATGCCATTGAAAAAGATTTCAAATTTAAGAACTTCTCACAGGCACTTGGTTTTATAGTGCAGGTTGGTGTATTGGCCGAAAGGATGAATCATCATCCTGAACTTTTTAATGTATATAATAAAGTGAATATTCGTTTGAATACACATGATTCGGGAGGAGTGACCACCAGAGATTTTGAATTGGCAGGTCAAATTGAAAGTTTGTTTCAATAA
- a CDS encoding DUF1761 domain-containing protein, translated as MEMNWIAIFVSALATLVVGFIWYNPKVFGTAWMKETGLTQEELQKGNMLKIFGLTYIFSLLIVLVEMSLTIHQTGAMSMIGGYAKINEALPSFKAFMADYGTAFRTFKHGALHGFISGLFFAFPIIAINGLFERKSWTYICIHAGYWIVTLTIIGTLICGWL; from the coding sequence ATGGAAATGAATTGGATTGCAATTTTTGTAAGTGCATTAGCAACATTAGTAGTAGGATTTATTTGGTACAATCCAAAAGTCTTCGGTACTGCATGGATGAAAGAAACTGGCCTCACTCAAGAGGAACTGCAAAAAGGAAATATGTTGAAGATTTTTGGCTTGACCTATATTTTCTCTCTTCTTATCGTACTTGTTGAGATGTCATTAACAATACATCAAACAGGAGCTATGAGCATGATAGGTGGATACGCCAAAATAAACGAAGCGCTTCCTTCATTTAAAGCTTTCATGGCTGATTACGGTACTGCCTTTAGAACATTCAAGCATGGCGCTTTACATGGATTCATCTCCGGTTTGTTTTTTGCTTTCCCAATAATTGCAATAAACGGTTTATTCGAAAGAAAATCTTGGACATATATTTGCATACACGCCGGATACTGGATAGTTACCTTGACTATTATAGGAACTTTGATTTGCGGATGGTTGTAA